A stretch of the Tannerella serpentiformis genome encodes the following:
- the rplL gene encoding 50S ribosomal protein L7/L12, with translation MADLKALAEQLVNLTVKEVSELTTILKDEYGIEPAAAAVAVAAGPAEGAAAVEEKTSFDVVLKAAGANKLAVVKLVKELTGLGLKEAKDLVDGAPNNVKEGAAKAEAEDLKKRLEEAGAEVELK, from the coding sequence ATGGCAGATTTGAAAGCTTTAGCAGAGCAATTAGTGAACCTCACCGTAAAGGAAGTTAGCGAACTGACGACGATATTGAAAGACGAATATGGCATCGAGCCCGCAGCTGCTGCTGTAGCTGTTGCTGCAGGACCGGCTGAAGGTGCTGCAGCTGTTGAAGAGAAGACCTCGTTTGACGTGGTATTGAAGGCTGCAGGTGCTAATAAGTTGGCTGTCGTTAAATTGGTGAAGGAACTTACCGGTCTGGGCTTGAAGGAAGCTAAGGACTTGGTTGATGGTGCTCCCAATAATGTAAAGGAAGGTGCAGCGAAAGCCGAGGCTGAAGATTTGAAGAAGAGGTTAGAAGAGGCTGGGGCTGAAGTTGAGCTTAAATAG
- the rpsU gene encoding 30S ribosomal protein S21, with protein MIVVPLKEGESIERALKRFKKKFEKTGVIRELRSRQAYTKPSVEKRKERMRAVYVQHLQQEEE; from the coding sequence ATGATTGTAGTTCCGTTGAAAGAAGGAGAGAGCATCGAGCGAGCACTGAAGAGGTTCAAGAAGAAGTTTGAAAAGACTGGTGTTATTCGAGAACTGAGAAGTCGTCAGGCTTATACGAAGCCTTCGGTGGAAAAACGAAAGGAACGTATGCGTGCGGTCTACGTGCAGCACTTGCAGCAGGAAGAAGAGTAA
- the rplA gene encoding 50S ribosomal protein L1, whose product MGKVTKKRKLAESKLEAGRSYTLQEASVLVKEISMTKFDASVDIDVRLGIDPRKSNQMVRGVVSLPHGTGKETKVLALCTPDKEAEAKAAGADFVGLDDYIEKIKGGWTDVDIIITMPSIMGKIGALGRILGPRGLMPNPKSGTVTNDVGSAVKEVKQGKIDFKVDKAGIVHTSIGKVSFNPEQISGNAKEFISTLVKLKPTAAKGTYIKSIYLSSTMSPGIRVEPKSVDE is encoded by the coding sequence ATGGGTAAAGTAACTAAGAAACGAAAGTTGGCTGAGAGCAAACTTGAAGCGGGAAGGTCGTATACACTGCAAGAAGCTTCGGTATTGGTGAAAGAAATTTCGATGACGAAGTTTGATGCATCTGTGGATATTGATGTCCGCCTTGGGATAGATCCTCGTAAGTCTAATCAAATGGTTCGTGGCGTTGTATCTCTTCCTCATGGAACTGGAAAAGAGACTAAGGTTTTAGCTTTATGTACGCCTGATAAAGAAGCTGAGGCTAAGGCTGCAGGTGCAGATTTTGTCGGATTAGATGATTACATCGAGAAGATTAAAGGTGGATGGACCGATGTCGATATTATCATTACGATGCCGTCCATCATGGGAAAAATTGGAGCTTTAGGAAGAATCTTAGGCCCTCGTGGTTTGATGCCTAATCCAAAAAGTGGTACTGTTACTAATGATGTAGGTAGTGCCGTTAAAGAGGTTAAGCAAGGTAAGATTGATTTTAAAGTTGACAAGGCCGGTATCGTTCATACTTCCATTGGAAAAGTCTCGTTTAATCCAGAGCAGATTAGTGGAAATGCGAAGGAGTTTATTTCCACATTGGTTAAGTTGAAACCTACGGCTGCAAAAGGTACCTATATCAAGAGTATATATCTTTCTAGTACCATGAGTCCGGGTATTAGGGTTGAACCGAAATCTGTTGATGAGTAA
- the nusG gene encoding transcription termination/antitermination protein NusG encodes MPDSQQKFYVLRAISGKENKVREYLEAEIKNSDLGNYVSQVLIPTEKTFVVRNGKKVMKERAYLPGYVLVEANLVGEVIHRLREIPNVIGFLGGEGQPVPLRPSEVSRVLGTLDELQEQPEEMEIQYFVGETVKVISGPFNGFSGLVEEVNAEKKKLKVIVKIFGRKMPLELSYVQVEKE; translated from the coding sequence ATGCCGGATTCTCAGCAAAAATTTTATGTTCTCAGAGCTATTAGTGGCAAGGAGAACAAGGTACGTGAATATCTGGAGGCCGAAATCAAGAATTCGGACTTGGGTAATTATGTTTCCCAAGTTTTGATTCCTACTGAAAAAACTTTCGTTGTAAGAAACGGCAAGAAAGTGATGAAGGAGCGGGCATATTTACCTGGATATGTTTTGGTAGAGGCTAATTTGGTTGGAGAGGTTATTCATCGCTTACGTGAGATTCCTAACGTTATCGGTTTTTTAGGGGGAGAAGGGCAACCAGTGCCGTTGCGCCCATCTGAAGTAAGCCGAGTGTTAGGCACTTTGGATGAACTACAAGAGCAGCCAGAGGAAATGGAGATTCAGTATTTTGTGGGAGAAACCGTCAAGGTGATTTCCGGTCCATTTAATGGTTTTAGCGGCCTAGTCGAAGAAGTCAACGCTGAGAAGAAGAAGCTCAAGGTAATAGTTAAGATTTTTGGGCGCAAGATGCCTCTTGAGTTAAGTTATGTGCAGGTGGAGAAAGAATAG
- the tuf gene encoding elongation factor Tu, translating to MAKEHFNRSKPHVNIGTIGHVDHGKTTLTAAITKVLAEKGFSSAEGVKSFDQIDNAPEEKERGITINTSHVEYETANRHYAHVDCPGHADYVKNMVTGAAQMDGAIIVVAATDGPMPQTREHILLARQVNVPKLVVFMNKCDMVDDEEMLELVEMEMRELLSFYKFDGDNTPIIRGSALGALNGDPKWEEKVLELMEAVDTWIPLPPRDVDKPFLMPVEDVFSITGRGTVATGRIETGIVKTGDEVEIIGLGADGKKSVVTGVEMFRKILDEGQAGDNVGLLLRGIDKNEIKRGMVLCHPGQVKPHSKFKAEVYILKKEEGGRHTPFHNKYRPQFYIRTLDVTGEITLPAGVEMVMPGDNVTIEVELIYPVACNVGLRFAIREGGRTVGAGQITELLD from the coding sequence ATGGCAAAAGAACATTTTAACAGGAGTAAACCGCATGTAAACATCGGTACGATTGGTCATGTTGACCACGGTAAGACGACTCTGACGGCTGCAATTACGAAAGTGTTGGCTGAGAAGGGTTTTTCTAGCGCAGAGGGCGTAAAGTCGTTTGATCAAATTGATAACGCCCCGGAAGAGAAGGAGAGAGGTATTACCATCAATACTTCGCATGTAGAGTATGAGACGGCCAATCGTCATTATGCCCATGTAGATTGTCCAGGTCACGCCGACTATGTGAAAAATATGGTTACTGGTGCTGCACAGATGGATGGTGCCATTATTGTAGTTGCTGCGACTGACGGTCCAATGCCTCAGACTCGTGAACATATTCTTTTGGCTCGTCAGGTGAATGTACCTAAGTTGGTTGTCTTCATGAATAAATGTGACATGGTAGACGACGAAGAGATGTTGGAACTTGTAGAAATGGAAATGCGCGAGTTGTTAAGTTTCTACAAGTTTGATGGTGATAATACGCCGATCATTCGTGGTTCTGCGTTGGGCGCTCTTAATGGCGATCCGAAGTGGGAGGAGAAGGTGCTGGAGCTTATGGAGGCTGTCGATACATGGATTCCGCTTCCTCCTCGCGATGTCGATAAACCTTTCTTGATGCCTGTGGAGGATGTTTTTTCGATTACAGGTCGTGGAACGGTAGCAACAGGTCGTATAGAAACGGGTATTGTCAAGACCGGGGATGAAGTTGAGATTATCGGCTTAGGTGCTGATGGTAAAAAATCCGTGGTTACAGGCGTTGAAATGTTCCGAAAGATATTAGACGAAGGTCAAGCGGGTGATAATGTTGGACTTTTACTCCGTGGTATCGACAAGAATGAGATTAAGCGTGGTATGGTACTTTGTCATCCAGGTCAGGTTAAGCCTCATTCTAAATTTAAGGCCGAGGTCTATATCTTGAAGAAAGAGGAAGGAGGTCGTCATACTCCATTCCATAATAAATATCGCCCTCAGTTCTATATCCGTACATTGGATGTGACTGGAGAGATAACATTACCGGCTGGTGTTGAGATGGTAATGCCGGGTGATAATGTTACGATTGAGGTTGAGTTAATCTATCCCGTAGCATGCAATGTGGGTCTGCGCTTTGCTATTCGTGAAGGTGGACGTACGGTGGGTGCAGGTCAGATAACGGAATTGTTAGATTAG
- a CDS encoding gamma carbonic anhydrase family protein, with amino-acid sequence MALIKSVRGFTPSIGRDTFLADNATIIGDVVLGEGCSVWFGTILRGDVNSIRIGNGVNIQDGSVLHTLYQKSTIEIEDDVSVGHNVTIHGAKICKGALVGMGSVVLDHAVIGEGAIIAAGSVVLSHTQVEPWSIYAGVPAKFVKKVDPEQAKEMNQKIARNYHMYASWYE; translated from the coding sequence ATGGCGCTTATCAAATCGGTAAGAGGATTTACTCCCAGCATTGGGAGAGATACTTTCCTCGCAGACAACGCGACGATTATTGGTGATGTCGTGCTTGGCGAAGGATGTAGCGTTTGGTTTGGCACGATATTACGTGGCGACGTAAACTCTATCCGCATCGGAAACGGTGTAAATATTCAGGACGGATCAGTGTTGCACACCTTGTACCAAAAGTCAACCATAGAGATTGAGGATGATGTCTCGGTAGGACACAATGTCACTATCCACGGAGCCAAGATCTGCAAAGGGGCCCTTGTAGGTATGGGGTCCGTAGTGCTCGATCACGCAGTGATCGGCGAAGGGGCAATTATAGCCGCAGGATCTGTTGTATTGAGCCACACACAAGTTGAGCCGTGGAGTATTTATGCGGGTGTACCTGCCAAATTTGTAAAGAAAGTAGACCCAGAGCAGGCCAAAGAGATGAATCAGAAGATCGCTCGCAACTATCACATGTACGCCTCGTGGTATGAATAA
- the rplK gene encoding 50S ribosomal protein L11, producing MAKEIAGQIKLQIKGGAANPSPPVGPALGSKGINIMEFCKQFNARTQDKAGKVLPVVITYYADKTFDFIVKTPPVAVQLLEATKQKGGSSEPNRKKVAQITWETVRKIAEDKLVDLNCFTVESAMRMVAGTARSMGIAVRGAFPTTNQ from the coding sequence ATGGCGAAAGAAATTGCTGGACAAATTAAATTGCAGATTAAGGGAGGGGCGGCTAATCCTTCTCCCCCCGTTGGACCCGCATTGGGTTCTAAGGGTATTAATATAATGGAGTTCTGCAAGCAATTCAATGCCAGAACTCAGGATAAAGCCGGAAAAGTTCTTCCCGTAGTAATTACTTATTATGCGGATAAGACCTTTGATTTTATAGTAAAGACTCCTCCTGTTGCGGTTCAGCTATTAGAGGCTACTAAGCAAAAGGGAGGATCTTCTGAACCTAATCGTAAGAAGGTGGCTCAGATTACTTGGGAAACAGTACGGAAAATCGCTGAGGATAAGCTGGTAGATTTGAATTGCTTTACTGTTGAGTCTGCTATGCGGATGGTAGCTGGAACTGCTCGAAGTATGGGCATTGCTGTAAGGGGCGCTTTCCCAACGACGAATCAATAA
- the rpoB gene encoding DNA-directed RNA polymerase subunit beta, which translates to MSSTAQVQRINFASIKKFLPYPDFLEVQLKSFQDFLQLDTPPERRKKEGLYKVFSENFPIADTRNNFVLEFLDYYVDPPRYSIDECIARGLTYSVPLKAKLKLYCTDPEHEDFDTVIQDVYLGPIPYMTERGTFVINGAERVVVSQLHRSPGVFFGQSVHANGTKLYSARIIPFKGSWIEFATDINNVMYAYIDRKKKLPVTTLLRAIGYESDKDILEIFHLAEEVKVSKANLKKFIGRKLAARVLKTWVEDFVDEDTGEVVSIERNDVVIDREAELDEDNINTIVDSGAQYVLLHRGDQNLSDYAIIYNTLQKDPSNSEKEAVLYIYRQLRNADPADEASAREVITNLFFSEKRYDLGDVGRFRINRKLNLSTAVDTKVLTKEDIIEIIKYLIELINSKAVVDDIDHLSNRRVRTVGEQLYNQFGVGLARMARTVRERMNVRDNEVFTPIDLINAKTISSVVNSFFGTNALSQFMDQTNPLAEITHKRRLSALGPGGLSRERAGFEVRDVHYTHYGRLCPIETPEGPNIGLISSLCVYAKINDLGFIATPYRKVEDGKVDFSEDAITYYTAEEEENKIVAQGNTPLDDDGHFLLDRVKARYEADFPVVEPDKVSLMDVSPTQIASIAAGLIPFLEHDDANRALMGSNMMRQAVPLIRTDAPIVGTGIEGQVARDSRTQVIAEREGEIVFVDATCIKIKYDRTEEEEFISFEDAIKTYNIPKWRKTNQSTTVDLRPICHPGQRVKKGDILTEGYSTQNGELALGRNVKVAYMPWKGYNYEDAVVLNERMVREDFFTSVHVDEYILEVRETKRGMEELTSDIPNVSEDAIKDLDERGIIRVGAHVKPGDILIGKITPKGESDPTPEEKLLRAIFGDKAGDVKDASLKATPSLRGVVIRTNLFSKMVKKRASSRLADKAILPKIDEEYEEKLAQLKTSLVDKLQSLTNGKTSQGVKDYLNTEVIPRGVKFSRKMLEELDYNAIQVSKWTTDAAKNELIKQLIVNYLKKYKELDSELRRKKFDLTVGDELPTGIVQIAKVYIAKKRKIQVGDKMAGRHGNKGIVSKIVRQEDMPFLEDGTPVDICLNPLGVPSRMNLGQIFEAVLGWAGKTLDVKFATPIFDGASIDDLNEWTDKAGIPRYGKTYLYDGGTGERFDQPATVGVTYFLKLGHMVDDKMHARSIGPYSLITQQPLGGKAQFGGQRFGEMEVWAIEAFGAAHILQEILTVKSDDVVGRSKAYEAIVKGDNMPTPGIPESLNVLLHELKGLCLSLTLD; encoded by the coding sequence ATGTCTTCAACAGCCCAAGTCCAGAGAATAAATTTCGCTTCGATAAAAAAGTTTCTACCCTATCCGGACTTTCTCGAAGTACAGTTAAAGTCGTTCCAAGACTTTTTGCAACTCGATACGCCTCCAGAGAGGAGGAAGAAGGAAGGGTTGTATAAAGTGTTTTCTGAGAACTTCCCCATAGCGGATACGCGAAATAATTTCGTGTTGGAGTTCTTGGATTATTATGTAGATCCGCCTCGTTATTCGATTGACGAATGCATTGCACGTGGACTGACGTATAGCGTCCCTCTAAAGGCAAAACTGAAATTGTATTGTACGGATCCGGAGCATGAAGATTTTGATACGGTCATTCAGGACGTTTATTTAGGGCCGATTCCGTATATGACGGAGCGGGGAACGTTTGTTATTAATGGTGCAGAACGAGTGGTCGTTTCTCAGTTACATCGTTCGCCAGGCGTCTTTTTTGGTCAGAGTGTTCACGCTAATGGGACGAAACTCTATTCAGCTCGAATTATCCCATTCAAGGGCTCATGGATTGAATTTGCTACAGACATTAATAATGTCATGTATGCCTACATCGATCGAAAGAAGAAACTGCCTGTTACGACTTTACTTCGCGCCATAGGCTACGAGAGCGATAAAGACATCTTGGAGATATTCCATTTGGCCGAAGAGGTGAAGGTGTCTAAGGCCAATCTGAAGAAATTTATCGGGCGCAAATTGGCGGCTCGTGTGTTGAAGACTTGGGTTGAGGACTTTGTGGATGAAGACACAGGTGAGGTGGTTTCGATAGAGCGAAACGATGTAGTGATTGACCGTGAGGCTGAGCTGGATGAGGACAACATCAACACCATCGTGGATTCGGGTGCACAGTATGTGTTGCTCCATCGTGGAGACCAAAATCTGTCAGACTACGCGATCATCTACAATACGCTGCAAAAGGATCCGAGTAATTCGGAGAAGGAAGCTGTGTTGTACATCTATCGTCAGTTGCGTAATGCTGATCCGGCGGATGAGGCAAGTGCCAGAGAGGTCATTACGAATCTGTTCTTTTCCGAGAAACGCTATGATTTGGGCGATGTGGGGCGCTTCCGGATCAATCGCAAATTGAATTTGTCGACAGCGGTGGACACAAAGGTGTTGACGAAGGAGGACATCATCGAAATCATCAAATACCTCATCGAGCTGATCAACTCCAAGGCGGTTGTTGATGATATTGACCACTTGAGTAATCGTCGTGTGCGTACGGTGGGTGAGCAGCTGTACAATCAATTTGGTGTCGGGTTGGCACGTATGGCGCGTACAGTGCGCGAACGAATGAACGTACGCGATAATGAGGTCTTTACTCCGATTGACCTGATCAATGCTAAGACGATCTCGTCTGTCGTCAATTCGTTCTTCGGAACGAACGCTTTGTCGCAGTTTATGGATCAGACGAATCCGTTGGCTGAGATTACGCATAAGCGCCGTTTGTCTGCTCTGGGACCGGGTGGATTGTCGCGTGAACGCGCCGGATTCGAGGTTCGCGACGTGCACTATACGCACTATGGCCGTCTGTGCCCCATCGAGACACCAGAAGGTCCGAACATCGGACTGATCTCGTCGCTGTGTGTGTATGCCAAGATCAATGACCTCGGATTCATCGCTACACCTTATCGAAAGGTTGAGGACGGAAAGGTGGACTTCTCGGAAGACGCCATAACCTATTACACCGCAGAGGAAGAGGAGAACAAGATCGTAGCACAAGGGAATACGCCGCTGGATGACGACGGTCACTTTTTGCTCGACCGCGTTAAGGCGCGCTATGAAGCAGACTTCCCTGTAGTGGAGCCGGATAAGGTGAGTCTGATGGACGTCTCTCCGACACAGATCGCATCGATTGCTGCTGGACTGATCCCCTTCTTGGAACATGACGACGCGAACCGAGCGCTGATGGGATCGAACATGATGCGCCAGGCTGTGCCGTTGATCCGCACCGATGCGCCGATCGTGGGAACGGGTATTGAGGGACAGGTGGCACGCGACTCGCGAACGCAGGTGATTGCCGAAAGAGAGGGCGAGATTGTGTTCGTAGATGCGACCTGCATAAAGATCAAATACGACCGGACTGAGGAAGAAGAATTCATCAGTTTCGAGGATGCAATTAAGACTTACAACATCCCCAAGTGGCGGAAGACGAACCAGAGTACGACGGTCGATTTGCGGCCCATTTGTCATCCTGGACAACGAGTGAAGAAGGGTGACATTCTGACAGAAGGCTACTCCACGCAGAATGGCGAATTGGCGCTGGGACGGAACGTGAAAGTGGCTTACATGCCGTGGAAGGGATACAACTATGAGGACGCCGTGGTGCTGAACGAACGCATGGTTCGGGAGGACTTCTTCACCTCGGTGCATGTGGACGAATACATCCTCGAGGTGCGTGAAACGAAGCGCGGTATGGAGGAGTTGACCTCCGATATTCCGAACGTCAGCGAGGATGCAATTAAGGACTTAGATGAACGCGGCATTATCCGCGTCGGTGCGCACGTGAAGCCGGGTGACATCCTGATCGGGAAGATCACGCCGAAGGGAGAGTCGGATCCGACACCGGAGGAGAAGCTGCTGCGCGCCATCTTCGGCGATAAGGCGGGCGACGTGAAGGACGCTTCGCTGAAGGCTACACCGTCATTACGAGGCGTGGTGATTCGGACGAACCTCTTCTCGAAGATGGTGAAAAAGCGCGCCTCGTCACGCTTGGCTGACAAGGCTATACTGCCCAAGATCGACGAGGAATATGAGGAGAAATTGGCGCAGCTGAAGACCTCGCTGGTCGATAAACTGCAATCGCTGACGAACGGAAAGACCTCGCAGGGCGTGAAGGACTATCTGAATACGGAGGTCATACCCCGCGGTGTGAAGTTCTCGCGCAAGATGCTCGAGGAGCTGGACTACAACGCGATCCAAGTCAGCAAGTGGACAACGGATGCAGCCAAAAACGAGCTAATCAAGCAGCTGATCGTGAATTACCTCAAGAAATACAAGGAGCTGGATTCGGAGCTTAGGCGAAAGAAGTTCGACCTCACCGTGGGCGACGAGCTGCCGACCGGCATTGTGCAGATTGCGAAGGTCTACATCGCCAAGAAACGTAAGATCCAGGTGGGTGACAAAATGGCCGGTCGTCACGGAAATAAGGGTATCGTGTCGAAGATTGTGCGCCAAGAGGACATGCCTTTCCTCGAGGATGGTACACCGGTGGACATCTGTCTCAACCCGCTGGGTGTGCCTTCGCGAATGAACCTCGGGCAGATCTTCGAGGCCGTCCTCGGATGGGCTGGAAAGACGCTCGACGTGAAGTTTGCTACACCGATTTTCGACGGCGCTTCGATCGACGACTTGAACGAATGGACGGACAAAGCAGGCATTCCTCGCTATGGCAAGACGTATCTCTACGATGGCGGCACGGGCGAACGCTTCGACCAGCCAGCCACCGTGGGCGTGACGTACTTCCTCAAGCTCGGCCACATGGTGGACGACAAGATGCACGCTCGCTCCATCGGACCGTACTCTCTGATCACACAGCAGCCACTCGGCGGTAAAGCCCAGTTCGGTGGACAGCGCTTCGGAGAGATGGAGGTCTGGGCCATCGAGGCCTTTGGCGCTGCGCACATCTTGCAGGAGATTTTGACCGTGAAGTCGGACGATGTCGTGGGCCGCTCGAAAGCCTACGAGGCCATCGTGAAAGGCGACAACATGCCGACACCGGGCATTCCGGAGTCGCTCAACGTGTTGCTCCATGAACTCAAAGGGCTCTGCTTGAGCCTCACATTAGATTAA
- the rplJ gene encoding 50S ribosomal protein L10, whose amino-acid sequence MKKEDKSIVIGQLTETLKEYDNFYLTDIEALNAEKTSALRRLCFKENVKLVVVKNTLFKRALENMDVDYSALYSTLKGNTAVMFSNVVNTPARLIKDFTKGTKGEGKPQLKAAYVQESFYVGVEHLDTLASLKSREEMLGDVIGLLQSPIKNLISALQSSSGHVIHGVLQTLEKR is encoded by the coding sequence ATGAAGAAGGAAGATAAGAGCATTGTTATAGGACAATTGACTGAGACACTGAAGGAGTATGACAACTTCTATTTGACAGATATTGAGGCATTGAATGCTGAGAAGACAAGTGCGCTGAGAAGATTGTGCTTTAAAGAGAATGTGAAGTTAGTCGTTGTTAAAAACACCTTGTTTAAGAGGGCTCTAGAGAATATGGATGTTGATTATTCAGCATTATATTCGACGCTAAAGGGGAATACCGCTGTCATGTTCTCTAACGTGGTGAATACTCCGGCTAGGTTAATTAAAGACTTTACTAAGGGTACGAAAGGTGAGGGAAAACCTCAGTTGAAGGCCGCATATGTACAGGAAAGTTTTTATGTAGGAGTTGAACATCTTGACACGTTAGCAAGTCTGAAGAGCCGAGAGGAAATGTTGGGAGATGTGATCGGCTTGTTGCAATCGCCGATAAAGAATCTGATCTCGGCATTGCAGTCCTCTTCTGGACACGTTATACATGGTGTTTTACAAACTCTCGAGAAGAGATAG
- the secE gene encoding preprotein translocase subunit SecE, giving the protein MKKVISYIKDSYNELVYKVSWPTRSELSSSAVVVMFASLIIAVLIGVVDFGFEAVMNFIYSL; this is encoded by the coding sequence ATGAAGAAGGTTATCTCATATATTAAAGACTCATATAACGAACTTGTATATAAAGTATCTTGGCCGACGAGGTCGGAGCTTTCGAGTAGTGCTGTTGTTGTTATGTTCGCTTCCCTTATCATAGCAGTACTAATTGGAGTTGTTGACTTTGGATTTGAGGCTGTGATGAATTTCATCTATAGCTTATAA
- a CDS encoding tyrosine-type recombinase/integrase codes for MEASIASFIDYLRYERGASAATRVAYKNDLLRFVAYVRGHTENGKATFGSVDSDLIRLWVASLMDGHMSPISVNRKLSALRSYFKYLMKQGLVLNNPASLVIAPKFFRPLPQIIKEDELTELLDGSCFKDDFIGIRDRLMMELLYETGLRRQELAFLKCSDIDLMAMVVRVCGKRNKERLVPFSERLKVQIVSYLQKRRSVLQCDNTHFFVRKDGRSVTGATVYNVVKKYVSNRGLRTKCAPHMLRHSFATSLLNNGAELNAVKELLGHSSLASTSIYTHITFDKLKEMYCAHPRANR; via the coding sequence ATGGAAGCATCTATCGCATCTTTTATAGACTATCTCCGATACGAGAGAGGGGCAAGTGCTGCTACGAGAGTTGCTTATAAAAATGACTTGCTTCGATTTGTGGCATATGTGCGTGGACACACGGAGAATGGCAAAGCAACCTTTGGGTCTGTCGATTCGGACTTAATACGTCTGTGGGTCGCATCATTGATGGATGGACATATGTCTCCAATATCAGTGAATCGAAAGCTGAGCGCATTAAGATCGTATTTTAAGTACTTGATGAAGCAGGGATTGGTCTTGAATAATCCGGCGTCTTTAGTTATTGCTCCCAAATTCTTCCGTCCGTTACCTCAGATCATAAAGGAAGATGAGTTGACAGAATTGCTTGATGGGAGTTGTTTTAAGGATGATTTTATAGGAATACGTGATCGACTAATGATGGAGCTCCTATATGAGACCGGACTTCGACGTCAAGAACTTGCTTTTTTGAAGTGCTCAGATATAGATCTAATGGCGATGGTGGTAAGGGTTTGTGGAAAGCGCAATAAGGAACGTCTAGTCCCTTTCTCGGAACGGTTGAAGGTGCAGATCGTTAGCTATCTACAAAAGAGAAGGTCTGTGCTGCAATGTGATAACACTCACTTTTTTGTTCGTAAGGATGGTCGTTCTGTCACTGGTGCAACAGTATACAATGTCGTGAAGAAATATGTCTCTAACAGGGGCTTGCGTACAAAGTGTGCTCCTCATATGCTGAGGCATTCTTTTGCGACGAGCTTATTGAATAACGGTGCAGAACTAAACGCTGTTAAAGAATTACTGGGACATAGTAGTTTAGCCTCAACTTCGATTTATACGCATATCACCTTTGATAAGTTGAAAGAAATGTATTGTGCTCATCCTAGGGCTAATAGATAA
- the hpf gene encoding ribosome hibernation-promoting factor, HPF/YfiA family, whose amino-acid sequence MEIRIQAIHFDVTERLDAFIRKKVAKLNQYHDGILDAEVILRVVKPETARNKQAGIRLQIKSNDCFAEKVSDTFEEAVDEAVVALEKQLIKAKEKSRSK is encoded by the coding sequence ATGGAAATTAGAATTCAGGCAATTCATTTTGACGTAACGGAACGCTTAGATGCGTTTATTCGGAAGAAAGTAGCTAAATTGAATCAGTACCATGATGGTATTTTGGATGCTGAAGTCATATTGCGAGTAGTCAAGCCGGAGACAGCGCGAAATAAGCAGGCCGGCATACGTTTACAGATTAAAAGCAATGACTGTTTCGCCGAAAAGGTAAGTGATACTTTTGAAGAAGCTGTTGACGAGGCTGTAGTTGCTTTGGAAAAGCAACTGATTAAAGCCAAAGAAAAGAGTAGATCCAAATAA